The Caldicellulosiruptor obsidiansis OB47 genome segment AAAAGAAAATGATAGATGATAGCATAGTCTTTCCAGGTCTTGGTTTAAGGTTTGACTTTAGTCCAGTTGCATTTAAGATTTTTGGACTTGAGGTTAGATGGTATGGGATTATAATTGCAATGGGTTTTTTATGTGGTTTTATTGCAAGCACATATTTTGCTAAAAAAGAAGATGTAAACCCAGAGATTTTGCTTGACGTTGCAATAATTGCACTACCTTTTGCTATAATCTTTGCAAGGGCTTATTATGTGATTTTTAATTTTAAAGAGTTCAAGGACAATATTCTAAGTATTTTTGCCATTCGTCAGGGTGGAATTGCAATATACGGGGCTTTAATAGGAGCACTTTTGAGTACGTACATTTATTGCAGGATAAAAAATATAAATTTTTTCAAGATATGTGATGTCGGTGTTCATGGTCTGATATTAGGGCAGGCAATAGGAAGATGGGGTAACTTTGCAAACAGGGAAGCATACGGCTACGAAACAGATCTTCCATGGCGTATGCAGATTTATAGTAGTGAGGCAGGAAAAAGAATAGAGGTTCATCCAACATTTTTGTATGAGTCTTTATGGGATTTTTTAATCTTCTTGCTTTTAATATTTCTCAGAAAATATAAAAAGAAAGAAGGGGATATGTTAGGGTTTTATTTTATATTTTATTCTATCGGAAGGTTTTTCATAGAGGGGTTGAGAACAGACAGTTTAATGATAGGAAATTTCAGAGTATCTCAGATTGTTGCAGCTTTGTGCATTGTCGCTGGAATAATAATTGTGTCAAGAAATAGAAGATTGTTTTTCGACAAAATATAGCAAAAAAACAGCACAATGTATTTTTAGAGTATTTTTGTTGACAAAATACGCATT includes the following:
- the lgt gene encoding prolipoprotein diacylglyceryl transferase; translation: MIDDSIVFPGLGLRFDFSPVAFKIFGLEVRWYGIIIAMGFLCGFIASTYFAKKEDVNPEILLDVAIIALPFAIIFARAYYVIFNFKEFKDNILSIFAIRQGGIAIYGALIGALLSTYIYCRIKNINFFKICDVGVHGLILGQAIGRWGNFANREAYGYETDLPWRMQIYSSEAGKRIEVHPTFLYESLWDFLIFLLLIFLRKYKKKEGDMLGFYFIFYSIGRFFIEGLRTDSLMIGNFRVSQIVAALCIVAGIIIVSRNRRLFFDKI